ATAAACTATCGGCATATAAATTATCAGAAGGTTTTAAAGTATCTGCCATCAGTTGGGAAATTGGCTTTGAATAGCGAGTAGCGATTAATAAAGTACCAGAAGGTGCCCTTCCAAGTAAAACTTGCCCATTTAATTTAATGTTCGCCTTGGCAAGCTCGCTTACAATCATTCCCTGGGCATACACAAAAGGACTCTTTATTGCGATACGTTGTTGAACAGCCCACTGCCCTAATCCAACACAACCCCTTACCGTTAAATTGTTCTCAGGATCCAAATAAAACCCCACACCACACCCTTTAGTACTTGCCTTTGTAGTCGCCTGATTATTCAGGTTGATTGTGCCACCGCCATCATCTACTTCAACAACAGCCGGATCACCTGCTTTAGCCCCCGGGTTCACCGTGATGGTTAACCGGTTAGAATCGATCATCAACGGTGCTATTGGCGCACCATAACTATACGATAAATCAGCAGTTAGCCAGCCAGGAGGATAGGCGGGAATAGACATCAGGCTACTGTCAATGATCACATTACCTTGAATGGTCGTGATATTCCAATCCTTGAGTGAAGAAAGTAAAGTTTTTAGATCCTCTCGGCTAAACGAGGGATCACCACTGAGATGTAAATACAAATTTCCGTGCAATACGCCTTGTTGTAATTGATTAGCACTTGTACTGAGTTGATTTTTAAATTGGTAGTCTGGCCCTAGAGCCATTAGTGCAGCGGCCTCAGAAAAAAGTTTCATATTGCTGGCAGGAATAAACAAACGATTTGCATTGCGTTTATACAGAGTCTCGCCAGAGGTTAGATCAGTCACCACTATCCCCAGGTTCACATGGGGATTTAACCGATTAATTAACTTATCCACTTCAAACTGCATACTTGCCGCGTGAGACGACAGTGCCCATACTGCCCACATGAATACGCCAGTCAACGTCCTTTTCATCTAAATAGGTTCCTTAACATTGAATTTGACAATATAAATCAGGTTGAATTGTTTGATACATAGTGACAATTTCTGAGTTAGTTCCAATAAGCTAATCATATCGCAAGCCCAAACGCTCCAAAAGCCCTGCAAGGGTATCATTATCAAAAAATTTTACTTTTAACCAGCCTCCATCCTCACCTTCGTTTATAATTTGTACAGGAGCACCCACTTGCTCAGCCAGAATAGTCTGTAGTCGTTCAATATCTCTGTCTTTCCTGGGATTTTTGGGGCTGGACATATCTTTATTTTTGTAAGATTTAATTTCTTGCTCCAAGTGCCTGACAGACCATTCCTCTCCAATCACCTGGTTAGCAAACATTTCTTGCTGATCAGGATTTAAGCCAACCAATACGCGAGCATGTCCAAAAGATAACACTTTGTCTCGAACTAACTGTTTAACCTTATCGGTTAAGGTAAGGAGGCGAAGAATATTTGCTACATGGCTACGAGACTTACCGACCAAGGCCGCGATTTCGTCCTGATGATAATGAAATTCTTCAATTAAACGCTTATAACCAGTTGCTTCCTCGATTAAATTCAAATCCTGACGCTGAATATTTTCGATTAAAGTCAGAGCACACGCCTGCTTATCACTATAATCACCAATTAGACAGGGGATTTCAGTTAATCCCGCCAATTTGGCCGCTCGCCATCTTCTTTCCCCTGCAATAATCTCATATCGCTCTTTTGCAATGGTTCTTACAACCAAGGGTTCAATTAACCCTTGAGAAGAAATTGACTGAGCTAATTCCTGTAATTCAGTTGCATTAAAATCTTGTCTGGGTTGATACTGACCTGCCTGCAGACTCGTAATAGGTAAATAAGTAAATCGGGATTGCATATAAACAAATAAAAAATATCAGGATGTGAAATTGTTTCACAATAGAGGCTAGAATGGAATTGTATTGAGCTTGGCTAACAACAAAGAAAAATCCCAAAACGAGAAAAACTGACTCTAAACAGTCGGTCTGCTTATTATTTTTGCCTCTTCTTCCTTACTATTTTCAGTTTGCACTCCAAAAAAACGAATGGCGGAGTGATAAGGTACATCTTTAGAGTTGGATTTTAATTCTTCAGCGAAACCAGGATATTCCTCTAATAATTTCTTGCCAAGCTCAATGATATAGGAATCCTTGGAACGTTGAATGAGGTGCATATAATGTGCAGCAGTAATCAAGTCATTTGTAGACCCTGATTTCAATAATATCTCACAAGCAGATAGCATGGCATTCGTGCAACCTTGCGCTGCTGATTGCAAAATCATCTGTTTATACTGTGAGGATGATGGCGAATAAATCTGGGCCAGACGAAATAAAGCCAAGGGATTCGTTTTAGCTAATACCTGCATTTCAGGTAAACGCTTTACTACGGC
Above is a genomic segment from Legionella pneumophila subsp. pascullei containing:
- the dacB gene encoding D-alanyl-D-alanine carboxypeptidase/D-alanyl-D-alanine-endopeptidase encodes the protein MKRTLTGVFMWAVWALSSHAASMQFEVDKLINRLNPHVNLGIVVTDLTSGETLYKRNANRLFIPASNMKLFSEAAALMALGPDYQFKNQLSTSANQLQQGVLHGNLYLHLSGDPSFSREDLKTLLSSLKDWNITTIQGNVIIDSSLMSIPAYPPGWLTADLSYSYGAPIAPLMIDSNRLTITVNPGAKAGDPAVVEVDDGGGTINLNNQATTKASTKGCGVGFYLDPENNLTVRGCVGLGQWAVQQRIAIKSPFVYAQGMIVSELAKANIKLNGQVLLGRAPSGTLLIATRYSKPISQLMADTLKPSDNLYADSLYLHAAAKIKGSPVDWKQAQPVIKNFLQQQTGIDLKDSVFTDGSGLSRYNLVTPEQTMALLKFLYQRFPLSYEYIAALPISGRDGTLQKRFKTPNQQGFVRAKTGTMTGMNSLSGYLYTANGHTLAFAMYINRLPGKPAGPGRPLLDALCTYFLQQSPTSSRLARVLSPHSRIKFQFNPTQIELQRAHQAKWRRLETAVRQVLRGQDVNVVYRGNELIVTDNQSNANSVWKALQSIGKKYSFAVALSSKMMPVTPSVKPLLLWVQTPGSENKAERTWIIREAV
- a CDS encoding ParB/RepB/Spo0J family partition protein codes for the protein MQSRFTYLPITSLQAGQYQPRQDFNATELQELAQSISSQGLIEPLVVRTIAKERYEIIAGERRWRAAKLAGLTEIPCLIGDYSDKQACALTLIENIQRQDLNLIEEATGYKRLIEEFHYHQDEIAALVGKSRSHVANILRLLTLTDKVKQLVRDKVLSFGHARVLVGLNPDQQEMFANQVIGEEWSVRHLEQEIKSYKNKDMSSPKNPRKDRDIERLQTILAEQVGAPVQIINEGEDGGWLKVKFFDNDTLAGLLERLGLRYD